The bacterium genomic sequence GGTGATGCCGGGGGACAACGTGACGTTGGAGGCGGTGCTGATCACGCCGATCGCGTTGGAGGAAGGGCAGCGGTTTGCGGTGCGGGAAGGCGGGCGGACGGTGGGGGCCGGGGTGGTCGCCAAGATCATCGAGTAGACCCCTCGCGCAACACCCACATCTGGGCGGCGCGCGGGGGGATGGGAGGAGCGGGGGATGGCGCAAAAGATCCGGATCAAGCTCAAAGCCTACGACCATAAGGTCCTTGACCAATCCGCGGAGAAGATCGTGGACACGGTCAAGCGCACCGGCGCCCGGATCTCCGGACCGGTCCCCCTGCCGATCGATCGCAACGTCTACTGCGTCATCCGTTCGCCGCACATCGACAAGGAATCGATGGAGCATTTCGAACTCCGCACCCACAAGCGCCTGATCGATATCCTCGAGCCGACCTCCAAGACCGTGGACGCCCTGATGCACCTCGATCTGCCCGCCGGGGTGGACATCAAGATCAAAGTCCTGGCCGGAGCGGAGTGACCCCATGCCTGCATTGCTGGGCCGGAAACTCGGAATGACCCAGATCTTCGACGAGGCGGGCAACATGGTGCCCGTGACCGTGGTGGAGGCCGGGCCGTGCCTGGTCGTCGGCCTCCGCACACCCGCGCGCGAGGGCTACACCGCCGTGCAGTTGGGGTTCGGCGAGGTGGCGGAGGCGAAGATCAGCAAGCCCCGCCGGGGGGTCTTCGCGAAGCGGGGGCTTAAGCCTCAGCGGGTGATCCGCGAGATCCCGGTCGCCGAGGGTGAGCAGTTCGAGATCGGGCAGGCGATCAAGGCCGACGTGTTCGCCAAAGGCGATCGCGTGGACATCGTCGGCGTGAGCAAGGGCAAGGGGTATTCGGGGACGATGAAGCGGCACAACTTCGGCGGACAGCGGGACTCCCACGGGGTCAGCCTGATGCACCGCGCGGTCGGCAGCATCGGGTCGAGCAACATCGCCCGGGTGTTCAGGGGCAAGCGCATGCCGGGACGGTTGGGCGGAGCGCGCGCCACGGTCCGCGGCCTGCGCGTGATCTCGGTCGACCTCGACCGCAACGTGCTCCTGATCCGCGGCGCCCTGCCCGGCCCCCGCGGCAGCCTGCTGCTCGTCCGGAAGGCGGGAGTCGCGCGCGCATGAGCATGGTGGCGGTCTACGACATCCAGGGCAAGCAGGTCGGAGAGGTGGCCGTGCCCGAGGCGTTCACGGGCACCCCCCACACCGCGGTGCTCCACGAGGCCGTCGTCTGGCAGCTCGCCGGACGCCGCCGCGGGACGCACTCCACCCTCACCCGCGGGATGGTCTCCCGCTCCACCCGAAAGCTGTACCGGCAGAAAGGGACCGGCCGGGCCCGCCACGGTGGGCGGGGGGCGCCGATCTTCGTCGGCGGCGGGATCGCCTTCGGGCCGCACCCTCGGGACTACAGCTACCCGCTGCCGAAGCGGGTCCGACGGTTGGCGCTGCGGTCGGCGTTGTGCGCCAAAGTGGCCGCGGGGCACCTCGCCGTACTCGACCGGCTGGACCTGGAGGGGCCCAAGACCAAGGTCCTGGCCGGGTTGGTGCGGGGGCTGGGGTGGGAGGCACCCGCAGGCCGGCGGGGTGCCGTGCTGCTGATCATGGCCGGGCCCGACCAGGTGGTGCGTCGATCGGTCGCCAACCTGCCGGGGATGCGCGTGCTCCCCGCCACGGCGCTGAACGTCCACGACATCCTTGCCTGCGAGCATCTCTTGGTGACCCGAGAGGCCCTTGAGCGGATCACGGAGGCGTTTTCGCGATGATCGACCCCCGGACGGTCATCCGGCGTCCCATCGTGACGGAGAAGAGCATGCGCGGGACGACGATGAACAAATACACGTTCGAGGTCGATCGGGTATCGCCGAAGCCGGTGATCCGGGATGCGGTCCAGCGCCTCTTCCGGGTCAAGGTGACCAAGGTGAACGTGATCACCATCCCCGGGCGGGAGCGCCGGCGCGGGCAGCATTACTACCAGGAGCCGGCGCACCGCAAGGCGATCGTGACCCTGGCCGAAGGCGACAAGATCGACCTGGAGAAGCTCGGCTGATGGACGATCGGCGGAGCGTCACGGCGGCGGGGAGGCCTCGGTACCGGCGGGGACCCCTGGCCGACCTCGTGCCTCGGCGCGAGACCGATGCCGGACGGAGCGGAGGCCTGATCGTATGGGCGTGAAGAAGTTCAAGCCGATCACCCCGGGGCGGCGGTTCATGACCGTTTCGACCTTCGAGGACATCACGTCCACGGAGCCCGAACGGGGGCTGATGCGGCCGCTGACGTCTCACGGCGGCCGAAACGCGCAGGGCAAGTTGACGATGCGGCACCAGGGGGGCGGGCACAAGCGCCGCTACCGGCTGATCGACTTCAAGCGGGACAAGGACGGGGTCCCGGCCAAGGTCGCCACCATCGAATACGACCCGAACCGATCGGCCCGGATCGCGCTGCTCCACTATCGAGACGGGGAGAAGCGGTACATCCTCGCCCCGGTCGGGTTGGGGGTCGGAGACGTGGTGGTGTCCGGCCCGCAGGCGGAGATCAAGCCGGGGAACACCCTCCCGCTGCGCGCCATCCCGCTCGGGACGACGGTGCACAACCTGGAGTTGCAGATGGGACGGGGCGGGCAAATGGTGCGCAGCGCCGGCACGGCCGCCCAGGTGATGGCGAAAGAGGGAGACTACGCCCAGGTCCGGCTGCCCTCGGGTGAGGTGCGGATGATCCACCTCGACTGCCGGGCGACCGTGGGCCAGGTGGGCAACCTCGACCACGAGGCGGTGACGATCGGGAAGGCCGGGCGGTCGCGGTGGTTGGGCGTGCGCCCGTCGGTGCGCGGCGTGGTGATGGATCCGTCGAGCCATCCGCACGGGGGCGGTGAGGGCAAGTCTCCGATCGGGATGCCGGGGCCGGTGAGCCCGTGGGGGAAGCCGACGCTGGGCTACCGGACGCGGAAGAAGGCGAAGCCGAGCACGAAGTTTGTGGTCCGGCGCCGGAGTCAGGCATGAGCGCGGCGTGCCGGCGGTGGGGCTGCGCGGGGAGGCGCTCGTAGCATGGGGCGTTCGATCAAGAAGGGACCGTTTGTCGACGGGCATCTGCTGGAGAAGGTCCGGGGGCTCAATCGGTCGCGCGAGAAGCGCGTGATCCGGACGTGGTCCAGGCGCTCGACGATCATCCCGGAGATGGTGGGGCACACCATTGCCGTCTACGACGGGCGCAAGCACGTGCCGGTCTACCTGACCGAGAACATGGTCGGGCACAAGTTGGGGGAGTTCTCGCCGACCCGCACGTTCAAGAGCCACGGGGCGCGGGTGGAGAAGACCACCTCGGTGAAGCCGGCGGGCCCCGGTCCGTCCGCGACGGCGGCGACGCCCGCCCCGGCGTCGTGAGGGAGGGGAGCTCATGGAAGTGAAGGCCGTCGCTCGGTACGTGCGCATCTCCCCGCGCAAGGTTCGGCCGGTCATGGACCTGATCAAGGGGAAGGCGGTCGACGAGGCGCTGGCGGTCCTGCAGTTCTCGCCCAACCGGGCGTCGCGGGCGGTGGCGAAAGTGGTGAAGTCGGCGGCGGCCAATGCGGAAAACAACCTCGAGCTGGCCCGCGACACGCTGCATGTGTCGCGGGCGTACGTCGACAGCGGCCCGAGCACGCGTCGGATGCAGGCGCGGGCGCGCGGCCGGGCGGACGTGA encodes the following:
- the rplC gene encoding 50S ribosomal protein L3 — encoded protein: MPALLGRKLGMTQIFDEAGNMVPVTVVEAGPCLVVGLRTPAREGYTAVQLGFGEVAEAKISKPRRGVFAKRGLKPQRVIREIPVAEGEQFEIGQAIKADVFAKGDRVDIVGVSKGKGYSGTMKRHNFGGQRDSHGVSLMHRAVGSIGSSNIARVFRGKRMPGRLGGARATVRGLRVISVDLDRNVLLIRGALPGPRGSLLLVRKAGVARA
- the rpsJ gene encoding 30S ribosomal protein S10 translates to MAQKIRIKLKAYDHKVLDQSAEKIVDTVKRTGARISGPVPLPIDRNVYCVIRSPHIDKESMEHFELRTHKRLIDILEPTSKTVDALMHLDLPAGVDIKIKVLAGAE
- the rpsS gene encoding 30S ribosomal protein S19, translated to MGRSIKKGPFVDGHLLEKVRGLNRSREKRVIRTWSRRSTIIPEMVGHTIAVYDGRKHVPVYLTENMVGHKLGEFSPTRTFKSHGARVEKTTSVKPAGPGPSATAATPAPAS
- the rplV gene encoding 50S ribosomal protein L22, yielding MEVKAVARYVRISPRKVRPVMDLIKGKAVDEALAVLQFSPNRASRAVAKVVKSAAANAENNLELARDTLHVSRAYVDSGPSTRRMQARARGRADVIKKRSSHITVVVSE
- the rplD gene encoding 50S ribosomal protein L4; protein product: MSMVAVYDIQGKQVGEVAVPEAFTGTPHTAVLHEAVVWQLAGRRRGTHSTLTRGMVSRSTRKLYRQKGTGRARHGGRGAPIFVGGGIAFGPHPRDYSYPLPKRVRRLALRSALCAKVAAGHLAVLDRLDLEGPKTKVLAGLVRGLGWEAPAGRRGAVLLIMAGPDQVVRRSVANLPGMRVLPATALNVHDILACEHLLVTREALERITEAFSR
- the tuf gene encoding elongation factor Tu (EF-Tu; promotes GTP-dependent binding of aminoacyl-tRNA to the A-site of ribosomes during protein biosynthesis; when the tRNA anticodon matches the mRNA codon, GTP hydrolysis results; the inactive EF-Tu-GDP leaves the ribosome and release of GDP is promoted by elongation factor Ts; many prokaryotes have two copies of the gene encoding EF-Tu) translates to VMPGDNVTLEAVLITPIALEEGQRFAVREGGRTVGAGVVAKIIE
- the rplB gene encoding 50S ribosomal protein L2, giving the protein MGVKKFKPITPGRRFMTVSTFEDITSTEPERGLMRPLTSHGGRNAQGKLTMRHQGGGHKRRYRLIDFKRDKDGVPAKVATIEYDPNRSARIALLHYRDGEKRYILAPVGLGVGDVVVSGPQAEIKPGNTLPLRAIPLGTTVHNLELQMGRGGQMVRSAGTAAQVMAKEGDYAQVRLPSGEVRMIHLDCRATVGQVGNLDHEAVTIGKAGRSRWLGVRPSVRGVVMDPSSHPHGGGEGKSPIGMPGPVSPWGKPTLGYRTRKKAKPSTKFVVRRRSQA
- the rplW gene encoding 50S ribosomal protein L23, giving the protein MIDPRTVIRRPIVTEKSMRGTTMNKYTFEVDRVSPKPVIRDAVQRLFRVKVTKVNVITIPGRERRRGQHYYQEPAHRKAIVTLAEGDKIDLEKLG